From a single Xanthobacter dioxanivorans genomic region:
- a CDS encoding HU family DNA-binding protein: MIDAENGMRNRIRAEVRRRWKPLSRRALGCRKGDRDRRGAWLLASDMSAIIMRVIARELAAGRDVQIPGFGTFYSRFGGTTIGLQGNVPGHRALPPRRMAQVRFSDTLLRQVPGDGTRYSLRFRASPLLKAAIQPGGPALKRKRRRKVLPVPAMPPVPPPRPPAPLAEIRMR, encoded by the coding sequence GTGATCGACGCTGAGAACGGTATGCGCAACCGTATCCGAGCCGAAGTCCGCCGGCGCTGGAAGCCGCTCTCGCGCCGCGCGCTCGGCTGCCGAAAGGGCGACCGCGACCGGCGGGGCGCCTGGCTCCTCGCCAGCGACATGAGCGCCATCATCATGCGGGTCATCGCCCGGGAACTGGCGGCCGGCCGCGATGTGCAGATCCCCGGCTTTGGCACCTTCTATTCCCGCTTCGGCGGAACGACGATCGGCCTCCAGGGCAACGTGCCCGGCCACAGGGCCTTGCCGCCGCGCCGGATGGCGCAGGTGCGCTTCTCCGACACCCTGCTGCGGCAGGTGCCTGGCGACGGGACGCGGTACAGCCTGCGCTTCCGGGCGTCGCCACTGCTGAAGGCCGCCATCCAGCCGGGCGGGCCGGCGCTGAAGCGGAAGCGGCGGAGGAAGGTCCTGCCCGTGCCAGCTATGCCGCCCGTGCCGCCGCCACGCCCACCGGCACCCCTCGCCGAAATCCGGATGCGCTGA
- a CDS encoding class I SAM-dependent DNA methyltransferase, producing MGAGARTQMSPFAFVKKWKSAALNERQSAQEHFIDLCALVGHPTPTEDDPTGEFFAFEKGASKVGGGRGFADVWKRDHFAWEYKQKNGDLDGALLQLMRYAPALENPPLHVVCDIKRFRVHTAWTNTVPTTYEITLDDITDPHKREILHNVFFNPEKLKPTRTRAGLTKDAADKFSTIAWRLQGRGSPEEIAHFVNQLVFCFFAQSVGLLRGGIFTKLLRRAAQDPSKARGYLNDLFHAMEKGGDFALTDVMHFNGGLFDGRRALPLDEGDIGLLIAANSLDWSLIDPTIFGTLFERFLDPQKRAQIGAHYTDADKIARIIDPVILRPLRAEWEVTKGKIVGLLDGTHPPPMRKKERRRMTRDEAAEEVRSQFVEKLCNLKILDPACGSGNFLYLALQGVKDIENRANLDCEMLGLKSRWPTVGPEVLLGIETNALAAELARTTIWIGDIQWRLRNGIHTHEVPVLRKLNSIERADALIERVPPPDRGGQMDLLEGAETGSAYRAATWPRADFIVGNPPFLGAKLMKRRLGVEYVVRLRAAYAGRLQGFSDLVCYWFEKARAEVAAGRTRGVGLVATSSIRGGTNRPVMDAIARSLAIHNAWSEQPWTIEGARVEVSLVCFCAPELKPDQSYLDGQPVSNINPDLTTGIDLTLARALTENERASFFGIQTSGPHDVTGEVARRWMCLPINPNGRHNRTILKPYWNGDDVTGRPRDRWLIDLPLVLSDAEASQYEVPYEYLRAARYDPDSLADLRSLTEARATARDQHARVRWWEPYWPRPEMRSQIERLSRYIVTTETSQHRLFVWLRYPTLPDKNLIVIARDDDTTFGILHSRFHEIWSLRLGTSLEDRPRYTSTTTFATFPFPDGLTPNIPIARLQRDPHAVAIAQAARRLDDLRNAWLNPSDLVRMEPEVVPGFPDRILPKDTAAAAILRERTLTNLYNRRPQWLVNVHRELDAAVAEAYGWPADISDEDALARLLELNLARAAADESGLSARLTKGPPKPDGERRQTHMKLPITGKAGKQVGLQSPESPSQSVEEEPAAKRGRSRRRAS from the coding sequence ATGGGTGCCGGCGCTCGTACACAGATGTCGCCGTTTGCCTTCGTCAAGAAGTGGAAGTCGGCCGCGCTCAATGAACGGCAATCTGCGCAGGAGCACTTCATCGATCTTTGCGCCTTGGTCGGTCACCCGACGCCTACCGAAGACGACCCGACAGGCGAATTCTTTGCTTTCGAGAAAGGCGCGAGCAAAGTCGGCGGCGGGAGGGGGTTTGCCGACGTCTGGAAGCGGGATCATTTCGCCTGGGAGTACAAGCAGAAAAATGGGGATTTGGACGGTGCACTTCTCCAATTGATGCGCTACGCTCCGGCCTTGGAGAACCCGCCGCTTCACGTCGTCTGTGATATCAAGCGGTTCCGCGTGCACACAGCGTGGACGAACACAGTCCCCACTACTTATGAAATCACTCTGGACGACATCACGGATCCACATAAACGTGAGATTCTTCACAACGTCTTTTTCAATCCCGAGAAGCTTAAACCCACGCGTACGCGGGCCGGCCTGACGAAGGACGCGGCCGACAAGTTCTCAACGATCGCTTGGCGTCTACAAGGGCGCGGCTCGCCGGAGGAGATCGCGCACTTCGTCAACCAACTGGTGTTCTGCTTCTTCGCCCAGAGCGTAGGCCTCCTCCGCGGCGGCATCTTCACGAAGCTGCTGCGCCGGGCCGCCCAAGATCCGAGCAAGGCCAGGGGCTATCTCAACGACCTATTCCACGCGATGGAGAAGGGCGGCGACTTTGCACTCACTGATGTCATGCATTTCAACGGAGGGCTATTTGACGGCCGTCGAGCGCTGCCTCTGGACGAAGGTGACATCGGCCTTTTGATCGCAGCCAACAGCCTTGACTGGAGCCTGATCGACCCGACGATCTTCGGCACGCTGTTCGAGCGCTTCCTTGATCCGCAGAAACGAGCCCAGATCGGCGCGCACTACACCGACGCAGACAAAATCGCCCGGATAATCGACCCGGTGATCTTGCGCCCTCTCCGCGCTGAATGGGAGGTGACCAAAGGAAAAATTGTTGGCCTCCTCGATGGGACTCACCCGCCACCAATGCGGAAAAAAGAGCGGCGTCGGATGACCCGGGATGAGGCCGCAGAAGAGGTGCGATCCCAGTTTGTCGAAAAGCTATGCAACTTGAAGATTCTCGATCCGGCCTGCGGCTCGGGCAATTTCCTTTATCTCGCGCTGCAGGGTGTGAAGGACATCGAGAACCGCGCGAACCTCGATTGCGAAATGCTGGGTTTGAAGTCGCGTTGGCCGACGGTTGGCCCTGAAGTCCTGTTGGGCATTGAGACCAATGCACTCGCTGCGGAGCTCGCACGCACGACGATCTGGATCGGCGATATCCAATGGCGCCTGCGGAACGGGATCCACACACACGAAGTCCCCGTCCTTCGAAAGCTGAACTCCATCGAACGCGCGGATGCCCTCATTGAGCGAGTCCCTCCGCCTGATCGTGGTGGACAGATGGATCTTTTGGAGGGGGCCGAAACCGGGAGCGCATATCGTGCCGCCACGTGGCCCCGCGCGGACTTCATTGTCGGAAATCCTCCCTTCTTAGGCGCCAAGCTAATGAAGCGGAGGCTCGGGGTAGAATATGTGGTGAGGCTCCGCGCGGCCTATGCCGGCCGACTTCAGGGCTTCTCCGACCTCGTTTGTTACTGGTTTGAGAAGGCGCGCGCTGAAGTTGCCGCCGGGCGGACCAGGGGCGTTGGCCTTGTCGCAACCAGTTCGATCCGCGGCGGGACAAACCGGCCCGTTATGGACGCGATCGCTCGTAGTCTCGCCATTCATAATGCGTGGAGTGAACAGCCTTGGACAATCGAGGGTGCACGTGTCGAAGTTTCGCTTGTCTGTTTTTGCGCGCCGGAGTTGAAGCCCGACCAAAGTTACCTTGACGGCCAGCCGGTCTCCAACATCAATCCAGACCTCACGACTGGAATTGACCTCACGCTCGCCAGGGCATTGACCGAGAACGAGAGGGCTTCTTTCTTTGGCATCCAGACGAGCGGGCCGCACGATGTCACCGGGGAAGTGGCCCGTAGGTGGATGTGCCTGCCAATAAACCCCAACGGCCGCCACAACCGCACGATTTTGAAGCCCTACTGGAATGGCGATGACGTGACCGGGCGGCCGCGCGACCGTTGGTTGATCGACCTACCACTGGTTCTGTCGGATGCTGAGGCCTCCCAGTACGAAGTGCCATACGAGTATCTTCGCGCCGCCCGCTACGATCCAGATTCATTGGCGGATCTTCGCTCTTTGACGGAGGCGCGGGCGACAGCGCGAGATCAACACGCGCGGGTCCGTTGGTGGGAGCCGTACTGGCCTCGGCCCGAGATGCGTTCCCAGATCGAACGGCTTTCACGTTACATCGTCACCACAGAAACCTCGCAACATCGACTATTCGTCTGGTTGCGCTACCCTACACTTCCCGACAAGAACCTGATCGTCATTGCCCGGGACGACGACACGACCTTCGGCATCCTCCACAGCCGCTTTCACGAAATCTGGTCGTTGCGGCTTGGAACGAGCCTAGAGGACCGGCCGCGCTACACTTCGACCACGACCTTCGCGACGTTCCCGTTCCCCGATGGCCTAACTCCAAACATTCCTATCGCACGTCTCCAACGCGATCCGCACGCCGTCGCCATTGCGCAGGCCGCGCGGCGCCTTGATGACCTCCGCAACGCTTGGCTGAACCCTTCCGACCTCGTCCGCATGGAGCCCGAGGTGGTCCCTGGGTTTCCCGACCGCATCCTCCCCAAGGACACTGCGGCGGCGGCAATCCTGCGCGAGCGCACCTTGACCAACCTCTACAACCGGCGCCCGCAGTGGCTGGTCAACGTACACCGGGAGCTCGACGCCGCTGTCGCCGAGGCCTATGGCTGGCCCGCGGACATCTCCGACGAAGATGCACTGGCCCGCTTGCTCGAGCTCAATCTGGCGCGGGCCGCCGCTGACGAATCCGGCCTGTCTGCACGATTGACGAAGGGCCCCCCGAAGCCCGACGGCGAGCGGCGCCAGACCCACATGAAACTTCCGATCACGGGCAAGGCAGGGAAGCAGGTGGGCCTCCAGTCCCCCGAATCTCCTTCGCAGTCGGTAGAGGAAGAGCCAGCCGCGAAGCGCGGTCGGAGTAGGCGCCGAGCGAGTTGA
- the darT gene encoding type II toxin-antitoxin system toxin DNA ADP-ribosyl transferase DarT, translating into MAKSTSGAFSRGRFRPLALLTMPVPAHPKIYHIVHVDNLPSIVTDGSLWPDVVMAQRQGMAVIGNNEIKADRLSLPVSCHLGTRVGEYVPFYFCPRSVMLYVIHKKNHPNVAYREGQGPVVHLMADLHEAIEWAAHARRKWAFTDINAANRAADFYDDVGHLGELDWSAIGARQWPSCRDHKMAEFLMHQGFPWELVRGIGVHSENVGRRAMAAFGEALHRPPIKVKPEWYY; encoded by the coding sequence ATGGCTAAGTCCACGTCCGGCGCCTTTTCACGAGGTCGCTTCCGGCCCTTGGCCCTACTGACTATGCCTGTTCCCGCACATCCCAAGATCTATCATATCGTTCACGTTGACAATCTGCCTTCGATTGTCACGGATGGATCGCTGTGGCCAGACGTCGTTATGGCACAGCGCCAAGGAATGGCTGTTATTGGAAATAATGAGATCAAGGCAGATCGTTTGAGCCTGCCTGTAAGCTGCCATCTGGGAACCCGTGTCGGCGAGTACGTGCCATTTTACTTTTGCCCGCGATCGGTAATGCTGTACGTAATACACAAAAAGAATCATCCCAACGTCGCTTACCGTGAAGGACAAGGTCCCGTTGTCCATCTCATGGCCGACCTCCACGAAGCTATCGAGTGGGCGGCGCACGCAAGGCGAAAATGGGCATTCACCGACATCAACGCTGCGAATCGCGCCGCTGATTTTTACGATGATGTCGGGCATCTGGGGGAATTGGATTGGAGCGCGATAGGAGCTCGGCAATGGCCGTCATGCCGGGATCACAAGATGGCCGAGTTCCTGATGCACCAAGGATTTCCTTGGGAGCTCGTCCGAGGGATTGGGGTGCATTCGGAGAACGTTGGAAGACGTGCTATGGCGGCGTTTGGGGAAGCATTGCATCGCCCCCCCATAAAGGTGAAGCCGGAGTGGTACTATTGA
- a CDS encoding MerR family transcriptional regulator, with translation MAAAPVPAHLTIGEAARISGVKVPTIRFYEETSLLAHLPRSEGNRRLYDDAQVKRLAFIRHARELGFSLDAIRTLLTLQDRPDQSCAEADAIAGAHLDEVRRRISSLKALEAELERMVRACAHGRVAECRVIETLADHGQCSFHAAPDRLGADRLG, from the coding sequence ATGGCAGCAGCACCCGTCCCTGCTCACCTGACCATCGGCGAGGCCGCCCGCATCAGCGGCGTGAAGGTGCCCACCATCCGTTTCTACGAGGAGACGAGCCTCCTAGCGCACCTGCCGCGCAGCGAAGGCAATCGCCGGCTCTACGACGATGCGCAGGTCAAGCGCCTCGCCTTCATTCGCCATGCCCGTGAGCTGGGCTTCAGCCTCGATGCCATCCGCACGCTGCTGACCTTGCAGGATCGCCCCGATCAGTCATGCGCGGAAGCCGACGCCATTGCAGGTGCCCATCTCGACGAAGTGCGGCGACGGATTTCTTCCCTCAAGGCGCTGGAGGCAGAGTTGGAGCGCATGGTCCGTGCCTGCGCTCACGGACGGGTGGCGGAATGCCGCGTGATCGAGACACTGGCCGATCACGGCCAGTGTTCTTTCCACGCCGCTCCCGACAGGCTTGGCGCGGACAGGCTCGGGTAG
- the darG gene encoding type II toxin-antitoxin system antitoxin DNA ADP-ribosyl glycohydrolase DarG: MIEFRTGDILTVDAEAIVNTVNCVGIMGRGIALQFKNDFPENFRAYEAACAREEVQPGRMFVFETRTLTNPKFIINFPTKRHWRGKSRMEDIDSGLKALVEEVRTRGIRSIAIPPLGSGLGGLNWADVRPRIVEALRGLNHCEVIVFEPNSAAAETKSRDIPKMTPGRAALVVLMNRYLGGLMDPFVTLLEVHKLLYFMQEAGEPLRLQYAKAPYGPYAENLRHVLRAVEGHLISGYQDGGDAPDKQLELVPGAVTDAEAFLAEDSAARERFDRVGKLVEGFETPFGLELLATVHWVASRERASGVEDVAAKVYAWNERKRRFSQRQIGIAFENLHSKGWLASD; this comes from the coding sequence ATGATCGAATTCAGGACCGGCGACATCCTGACGGTGGACGCGGAAGCGATCGTCAACACGGTCAACTGCGTCGGCATCATGGGCCGCGGCATCGCCCTGCAGTTCAAGAACGACTTCCCGGAGAATTTTAGGGCTTACGAAGCCGCCTGCGCGCGTGAAGAAGTGCAACCGGGCCGGATGTTCGTGTTCGAGACGCGGACGCTGACCAACCCGAAGTTCATCATCAACTTCCCCACCAAGCGCCATTGGCGCGGCAAGAGCCGTATGGAGGATATCGACTCCGGCCTGAAGGCGTTGGTCGAGGAGGTCCGCACTCGGGGCATTCGCTCGATCGCGATTCCGCCGCTTGGCAGTGGGCTCGGCGGGCTCAACTGGGCCGACGTGCGCCCGCGCATCGTCGAGGCGCTGCGCGGCCTCAACCACTGCGAGGTGATCGTCTTCGAGCCGAACAGCGCAGCCGCAGAAACCAAGTCCCGAGACATCCCGAAGATGACGCCGGGCCGCGCGGCGCTGGTTGTGCTGATGAACCGCTATCTCGGCGGGCTGATGGACCCGTTCGTAACGCTGCTCGAAGTGCATAAGCTTCTATATTTCATGCAGGAGGCCGGCGAGCCGCTGCGGCTACAATACGCCAAGGCGCCTTACGGCCCCTATGCCGAGAACCTGCGGCATGTGCTACGCGCCGTCGAAGGCCATCTTATATCCGGCTATCAGGACGGCGGGGATGCTCCCGACAAGCAGCTTGAACTGGTGCCTGGTGCCGTCACCGACGCGGAAGCTTTCCTAGCGGAGGACAGTGCCGCCCGCGAGCGCTTCGACCGCGTCGGCAAACTGGTCGAGGGGTTCGAAACGCCCTTCGGCCTGGAACTGCTGGCCACCGTGCATTGGGTCGCCTCGCGCGAACGAGCCTCTGGCGTCGAGGATGTCGCAGCGAAAGTCTACGCCTGGAACGAGCGCAAGCGGCGCTTCTCGCAGCGCCAGATTGGCATTGCTTTCGAGAATCTGCACTCGAAGGGTTGGCTCGCGTCTGACTGA
- a CDS encoding heavy metal translocating P-type ATPase, with protein MTAREVQTRYRVSGMDCASCAAKIEAVASRLDGVVEASVSVAAATLVVRHVSGADLSTLPARLKPMGYGLSLANAAPAHTPTPVSAPEADCGHDHGSELGSHGHGGQDHAGHDHADHQHTDHDHAGHDHSEHPGRTASAARDDHAHGAELGEGGLWSNGKLRLTLASGVAFAAAFLAGLILPQVQTPLFIAAMLVGLVPIARRAFAAAAVGMPFTIETLMTIAAVGAVIIGAAEEAAAVVFLFLVGELLEGFAAGRARDGIKALAALVPKTAFVVRGGDFVEVPAAQLAVGDTILARPGDRIAADGAILAGEGGIDESMVTGESAPVTKGVGANVFAGTVNGDAALTVRVTATAEDNTIARVVKLVEEAQESRAPTERLIDRFSRVYTPAVVVIGSLVATIPPLLMGGDWGEWVYKGLAILLIGCPCALVISTPAAIASGLSAGARRGLLLKGGAVLETAGKVTTVCLDKTGTLTEGRPKVTDVIGLALPDQDVLRLAAALEGGSSHPLAKAILERAAAEGLTIPAARDGRALGGKGVTGLVEGRDVFLGSVAAGAARVALDAQIEVRLTGLNDEGKTVSLLIVDDTLAGAIAMRDEPRADAAAGLAALKTCGLRTMMLTGDNPRTAAAIGRALGIEVRAGLLPEDKQRIVSELKQRGEVVAKVGDGINDAPALAAADIGIAMGGGTDVALETADAAVLHGRVRDIAGMIDLSRRTMSNIRQNIGLSLGLKAVFLVTTVAGITGLWPAILADTGATVLVTANALRLLGDRSR; from the coding sequence ATGACAGCCCGTGAGGTTCAGACCCGTTATCGCGTCTCGGGCATGGACTGCGCCTCCTGCGCAGCGAAGATTGAGGCCGTTGCAAGCCGTCTGGACGGGGTGGTGGAGGCGAGCGTGTCCGTGGCGGCGGCGACCTTGGTCGTGCGGCACGTTTCTGGTGCCGATCTCTCGACCTTGCCGGCGCGGTTGAAGCCCATGGGCTATGGACTCTCGCTCGCGAATGCCGCGCCGGCACACACGCCGACTCCGGTCTCAGCACCCGAGGCTGACTGCGGGCATGATCACGGTTCCGAACTCGGGAGTCACGGCCATGGGGGCCAAGACCATGCGGGACACGACCACGCGGACCACCAACACACGGACCATGACCACGCCGGACACGACCATTCCGAGCATCCAGGTCGAACGGCGTCCGCTGCCCGCGATGATCACGCCCATGGCGCCGAATTGGGCGAGGGCGGTCTCTGGTCCAACGGCAAGCTGCGGCTGACCCTCGCCAGCGGTGTCGCCTTTGCGGCCGCCTTCCTCGCCGGCCTCATCCTGCCGCAGGTCCAGACGCCGCTGTTCATCGCCGCCATGCTGGTCGGTCTCGTTCCCATCGCGCGCCGGGCGTTCGCGGCCGCGGCCGTCGGCATGCCCTTCACCATCGAGACGCTGATGACCATCGCCGCCGTGGGTGCGGTGATCATCGGTGCGGCGGAGGAGGCCGCGGCCGTCGTGTTCCTGTTCCTCGTCGGCGAACTGCTCGAAGGCTTCGCCGCCGGCCGGGCGCGCGATGGCATCAAGGCGCTCGCGGCGCTGGTGCCGAAGACAGCGTTTGTGGTGCGGGGCGGCGATTTCGTGGAGGTGCCGGCGGCGCAGCTCGCCGTCGGCGACACCATCCTCGCGCGCCCCGGCGACCGCATCGCGGCCGATGGCGCGATCCTTGCGGGGGAAGGCGGGATTGACGAGAGCATGGTCACCGGCGAGAGCGCGCCCGTGACCAAGGGCGTCGGCGCGAACGTCTTCGCCGGCACCGTGAACGGGGATGCAGCGCTGACCGTGCGCGTGACCGCGACCGCCGAGGACAACACCATCGCCCGCGTGGTCAAGCTGGTGGAAGAGGCGCAGGAATCCCGCGCGCCCACGGAGCGGCTCATCGATCGCTTCTCGCGGGTCTATACCCCCGCCGTCGTCGTCATCGGCTCACTGGTTGCGACCATCCCGCCATTGCTGATGGGCGGTGACTGGGGCGAATGGGTCTACAAGGGCCTCGCCATCCTGCTCATCGGCTGCCCGTGTGCGCTCGTCATCTCGACGCCGGCGGCCATCGCCTCGGGCCTCTCAGCCGGCGCGCGCCGGGGCCTGCTGCTGAAGGGTGGCGCGGTGCTGGAAACAGCCGGCAAGGTCACCACGGTGTGCCTCGACAAGACCGGAACGCTCACCGAGGGCCGCCCTAAGGTCACGGATGTCATCGGCCTCGCGCTGCCGGATCAGGACGTGCTGCGCCTTGCCGCCGCTCTGGAGGGTGGGTCGAGCCATCCTTTGGCGAAGGCCATCCTTGAGCGCGCCGCCGCGGAGGGCCTGACCATTCCCGCCGCGCGCGATGGCCGCGCGCTGGGTGGGAAGGGCGTGACAGGCCTCGTTGAAGGGCGCGATGTGTTCCTCGGCTCCGTCGCGGCCGGCGCGGCGCGCGTGGCGCTCGACGCGCAGATCGAAGTCCGCCTCACAGGGCTGAACGACGAGGGAAAGACCGTCTCTCTGCTCATCGTGGACGACACGCTGGCGGGGGCCATCGCCATGCGCGACGAGCCGCGCGCGGATGCGGCGGCGGGACTTGCGGCGCTGAAGACTTGCGGGCTGCGCACGATGATGCTGACCGGCGACAATCCCCGCACCGCCGCCGCCATCGGCCGCGCGCTGGGCATCGAGGTGCGCGCCGGTCTTCTGCCGGAGGACAAGCAGCGCATCGTCTCCGAGCTGAAGCAGAGGGGGGAGGTCGTCGCCAAGGTGGGCGACGGCATCAACGATGCGCCGGCGCTCGCCGCCGCTGACATCGGCATCGCCATGGGCGGCGGCACCGATGTGGCGCTGGAGACGGCGGATGCGGCGGTGCTGCATGGCCGCGTGCGCGACATTGCCGGAATGATCGACCTTTCGCGGCGGACCATGAGCAACATCCGCCAGAACATCGGCCTCTCACTGGGGCTGAAGGCGGTGTTCCTGGTGACGACCGTCGCCGGCATCACTGGCCTGTGGCCGGCCATCCTGGCCGACACCGGGGCCACGGTGCTCGTCACCGCCAACGCCCTGCGGCTGCTGGGGGACAGGAGCCGTTGA